A single Phragmites australis chromosome 4, lpPhrAust1.1, whole genome shotgun sequence DNA region contains:
- the LOC133913968 gene encoding vacuolar protein sorting 38-like: protein MYTATLSPDIPEAYKLLSWENGRGRLENLEQKLRMRHKHMITQVAQIYPVRPLDELSPEHKPGLASNNIRNNYNVVQSLTNDSQNRPLAILGLQLSKLSMKKTGYFSDKTEFQKSATVLGYAAHAVSLIASYLNVPLRYPLRFGGSWSYVLDHAPSVEASSITIVVSFIPLNTSMRTMEFPLFFNGQVTTRSTYAIFLLNKVGLLAIWNLDDVK from the exons GAAGCTTATAAATTGCTATCATGGGAAAATGGTCGTGGACGCCTTGAAAATCTGGAACAGAAGCTGCGGATGAGACATAAACATATGATAACACAAGTTGCTCAGATATATCCTGTGAGGCCTTTGGATGAATTGTCTCCAGAACACAAGCCCGGGTTAGCCTCCAATAACATCAGAAACAA CTACAATGTTGTGCAAAGCTTGACAAATGACTCCCAAAATAGACCTTTGGCCATATTGGGTCTACAGTTATCAAAGCTTTCTATGAAAAAGACCGGCTACTTTAGTGACAAGACGGAGTTTCAGAAATCTGCTACTGTTCTAGGATATGCTGCACAT GCAGTCTCTCTCATTGCATCATATCTCAATGTTCCTCTTCGATATCCTCTGCGCTTTGGAGGTTCATGGTCATATGTTTTGGATCATGCGCCTTCAGTTGAGGCATCATCTATAACCATAGTAGTAAGTTTTATCCCTCTAAACACAAGCATGAGGACAATGGAATTCCCTCTGTTTTTTAATGGCCAGGTGACAACAAGATCAACATATGCAATATTCTTATTGAACAAGGTTGGTCTCCTTGCTATTTGG AATCTGGATGATGTAAAATGA